One Halarcobacter ebronensis genomic window carries:
- a CDS encoding protein adenylyltransferase SelO family protein: MKENSKKYIDTFEKFSNEVNYSFVEKLNSDPNGEKSDNKDPRQVFSGHYVNVEPTPIPEPIYIAHSKIFFKELGLSEELLKDERFIKMFSGNISELTKPLRDKGWATGYALSIYGTEYYAQCPFQTGNGYGDGRAISVLESFIDDKRWEFQLKGGGCTPYCRGADGRAVLRSSIREFLAQEHMYALHIPTSRSLTLFTSKKEQVLRPWFKENSYSRDPEKMIKEYVAITTRVAPSFIRVGQVELFGRRTRKKEYENSYKELEMLVLHLIDREYNKEINQDLSLKEKVILLAKLYQKRLCSLVANWIRVGYCQGNFNSDNCAAGGFTLDYGPFGFIEMFDPQYQPWTGGGMHFSFFNQPQAAQKNYGSFCSALKQLLKTTEDIKELEDVEKNFALTMKIEIEKMWASKMGFDKFDYELFDELMELLIETKVDYTIFYRELSNIPNSVKEIEKSFYRNSFENEKLKQRWNNWLKKWNSSLDISTKEDKEKLSTKMKQTNPKYTLREWHLVEAYQEAQKGDYTKVHELQEVMTKPYEEQTKEIEEKYYSKKPDSLFGIAGVSHVTCSS; this comes from the coding sequence ATGAAAGAGAACTCTAAAAAATATATTGACACCTTTGAAAAATTTAGTAATGAAGTTAACTACTCTTTTGTAGAAAAACTAAATAGTGACCCCAATGGAGAAAAAAGCGATAACAAAGACCCAAGACAAGTCTTTAGTGGGCACTATGTAAATGTTGAACCAACACCAATCCCTGAACCAATATATATAGCCCATAGCAAAATTTTTTTTAAAGAGTTAGGTCTTAGTGAAGAGTTGCTAAAAGATGAAAGGTTTATAAAAATGTTCTCTGGAAATATTTCAGAGTTAACAAAACCGCTTAGAGATAAAGGCTGGGCAACTGGATATGCTCTCTCTATTTATGGAACAGAGTATTATGCACAATGCCCTTTTCAAACAGGAAATGGTTATGGAGATGGTAGAGCAATCTCCGTTTTAGAAAGTTTTATAGATGACAAAAGATGGGAGTTTCAACTAAAAGGTGGAGGATGTACCCCTTATTGTAGAGGTGCAGATGGAAGAGCAGTTTTAAGATCAAGCATAAGAGAGTTTTTAGCACAAGAACATATGTACGCTTTGCATATTCCTACTTCAAGGTCTTTAACTCTATTTACTTCAAAAAAAGAACAAGTATTAAGACCATGGTTTAAAGAGAACTCTTATTCAAGAGACCCAGAGAAAATGATAAAAGAGTATGTGGCAATAACCACTAGAGTAGCTCCTTCATTTATTCGTGTTGGACAAGTGGAACTTTTCGGAAGAAGAACAAGAAAAAAAGAGTATGAAAACTCTTACAAAGAGTTAGAAATGCTTGTTTTACATCTAATTGATAGAGAGTATAATAAAGAGATAAATCAAGATTTAAGTCTAAAAGAAAAAGTAATTTTATTAGCAAAACTATATCAAAAAAGGCTTTGTTCTTTGGTTGCAAACTGGATAAGAGTTGGATACTGTCAAGGAAATTTCAACAGTGACAACTGCGCCGCTGGAGGTTTTACCTTAGACTACGGTCCTTTTGGATTTATTGAGATGTTTGACCCACAATATCAACCTTGGACAGGTGGAGGAATGCATTTCTCATTTTTCAACCAACCCCAAGCTGCACAAAAAAACTATGGCTCTTTTTGTAGTGCTTTAAAACAACTTCTTAAAACTACTGAAGATATAAAAGAGCTTGAAGATGTAGAAAAAAATTTTGCCTTAACCATGAAAATAGAAATAGAAAAAATGTGGGCTTCAAAAATGGGATTTGATAAATTTGATTATGAACTCTTTGATGAATTAATGGAGCTTTTGATTGAGACAAAAGTTGACTACACAATATTTTATAGAGAACTCTCAAATATTCCAAATAGTGTAAAAGAGATTGAGAAGAGTTTTTATAGAAATAGCTTTGAAAATGAAAAATTAAAGCAGAGATGGAACAACTGGCTTAAAAAATGGAATAGTAGCCTTGATATTAGCACAAAAGAGGATAAGGAGAAATTATCAACTAAAATGAAACAAACTAATCCAAAATATACCTTAAGAGAGTGGCACTTAGTAGAAGCCTACCAAGAAGCTCAAAAAGGCGACTATACAAAAGTACATGAACTACAAGAGGTTATGACAAAACCATATGAAGAACAAACTAAAGAGATAGAAGAGAAATACTATAGCAAAAAACCAGACTCTCTATTTGGAATAGCTGGAGTTTCCCATGTGACATGTTCGTCGTAG